A part of Marinomonas rhizomae genomic DNA contains:
- a CDS encoding ABC transporter ATP-binding protein has translation MSLSEHSLVDDNLLAQSPLESVALFLGYEKKTIIKSLDLVIESKQITVLVGGNGCGKSTLLKSFARLLKPSSGQILLNGADIHSLSGKDVARKLAILPQGPVVPEGLTVEQLVRQGRYPHQNWLQSWTEEDERLVRKALQDTNMTEFAGRSIDALSGGQRQRAWIAMALAQNTDILLLDEPTTYLDLTHQIEILDLLFELNLTQNTTILMVLHDLNLAARYAHKMIAIKDGTVFCQGAPEAILDHDMVKAVFDMECHISADPLFGTPMCIPYGKGRKVDTQAVENV, from the coding sequence ATGAGTTTGTCTGAACATTCTTTAGTAGACGATAATTTATTAGCTCAGAGTCCATTAGAAAGTGTGGCGCTGTTTTTAGGTTATGAGAAAAAAACCATTATTAAGTCTTTGGATTTAGTTATTGAATCTAAGCAAATCACTGTGTTGGTGGGCGGCAATGGGTGTGGTAAATCTACCTTACTGAAGTCGTTTGCGCGGTTATTAAAGCCATCCTCAGGGCAGATTCTCTTGAATGGCGCTGATATTCATTCATTGTCTGGAAAAGACGTGGCTCGCAAGCTGGCTATCCTTCCGCAAGGGCCTGTCGTCCCAGAAGGTTTAACGGTTGAGCAGTTGGTTCGTCAAGGCCGATATCCACATCAAAATTGGTTGCAAAGCTGGACGGAAGAAGATGAGCGTTTAGTACGTAAAGCCTTGCAAGACACCAATATGACTGAGTTTGCTGGTCGTTCCATTGATGCTTTATCTGGTGGTCAGAGGCAGCGAGCTTGGATTGCCATGGCGCTGGCGCAGAATACCGATATTTTGTTACTAGACGAGCCGACAACCTATTTGGATTTAACCCATCAGATAGAGATTCTTGATCTGCTGTTTGAGCTTAATTTGACCCAGAATACGACTATTCTAATGGTGTTACATGACTTGAATCTGGCTGCTCGTTACGCCCATAAAATGATAGCCATTAAAGACGGTACGGTTTTTTGCCAAGGCGCACCAGAGGCGATTTTAGATCATGACATGGTGAAAGCAGTGTTTGATATGGAATGTCATATTAGCGCTGATCCACTGTTTGGTACGCCAATGTGTATTCCTTATGGAAAAGGTCGCAAGGTCGACACTCAGGCCGTTGAGAATGTTTAA
- a CDS encoding IucA/IucC family C-terminal-domain containing protein — protein sequence MFKQDNKHVLLSAEWEVLAGFGLKAYQQDEPLAIDSSKLLDDDLCLDTLRKIMPELGAPNLKVTASLVIKRVAFLTLAPVLYAMSSFDKGLDASIENSVFEYPLENRIWQSKMPLKDTSVSVWKRSDKESREVWRNEILGKVFAGHLTLLVEKFYHLTKVSRRVLWENIAVRVFSIYEQRILTNIAEEKRAIAEADYAYLLDETTTKLFGLKENPLTVFYRDKQLTALSENPVRVRRTCCFYYQATEPPVYCGSCPLPLRKKTTSP from the coding sequence ATGTTTAAACAAGACAATAAGCATGTACTCCTTTCTGCTGAGTGGGAAGTATTGGCGGGATTTGGGCTTAAGGCTTATCAGCAAGATGAGCCGCTTGCGATTGATTCAAGCAAGTTATTAGATGACGACTTGTGTCTAGATACATTACGCAAAATCATGCCAGAACTCGGCGCTCCAAATCTTAAAGTAACGGCGTCTTTAGTAATCAAGCGTGTGGCATTTCTTACTCTTGCGCCTGTTTTATATGCTATGTCGAGTTTTGATAAAGGGCTTGATGCTTCAATAGAAAACAGTGTCTTTGAATATCCGCTCGAAAACCGCATATGGCAATCTAAAATGCCATTAAAAGACACATCTGTGTCGGTTTGGAAACGTTCGGATAAAGAAAGTCGAGAAGTTTGGCGAAATGAGATTCTAGGTAAGGTGTTTGCTGGACATCTAACCTTATTGGTCGAGAAATTTTACCACTTAACAAAAGTCTCTCGGCGCGTTCTCTGGGAAAACATCGCTGTGCGGGTTTTTAGCATTTACGAGCAGCGTATTCTTACCAATATTGCTGAAGAGAAAAGGGCGATAGCGGAAGCGGATTATGCGTATTTGCTTGATGAAACTACGACGAAGCTGTTTGGCTTAAAAGAGAATCCGTTGACGGTTTTTTATCGAGATAAGCAGTTAACGGCACTATCGGAAAACCCTGTTCGAGTTCGACGTACTTGTTGTTTTTACTACCAAGCGACTGAGCCGCCAGTGTATTGCGGCTCCTGTCCTTTGCCTTTGAGAAAGAAAACAACCTCGCCTTAA
- a CDS encoding TonB-dependent receptor domain-containing protein, producing the protein MSTRKKTHLKTQFQKAISTTLTCSGLIIASGISPLTLAQEAPSQSVQQPLKIEAGNLGNALTTFAARHNIALSFNSTLTRDLQSKGISGNTSPIELIEQLLSTTDLEMVPNQDGTYSLVERGQYLTTDNQAINLNAMVIQTSRSNTKKEDSPQVITVINREQIEEQLSISTDSSQALSNLLPAYSPNTQKLNNSSQTFRGRSVLYMIDGVPQSNPIREGSRSAHTIDLSMVERIEVIHGATAVHGLGATGGIINFITKSTRSNKLKQHVDVQMTTPTDELSSDTLSYKIGYQAEGSQGDFDYLVGLTNEVQGMYLDADGNYVGAATVRGDIMDSKSYDTFVKLGYWLSDEKRLELEVNKYQMKGRMNFTGVDGDRDNGVATSSVKGTPSEGVAPYNDVQTTSLLYTDSDLDGMEFKAQAFHQDFEGRYGASNSNSFQDTSIAPSGTLYDQSQNQSEKIGAKFSLTKNDLLDNTLSITTGLDLLQDKTSQTLILTNRTYVPETEYTNYAPFIQFEYKPTERLVLQAGVRDEHAKLDVGTYQTVAANNGVTVNGGSPSFHETVYNAGAVFKITPAVSVFTNYSQGFGMPDVGRVLRGVDITGQDVDSLIDLSPIVTDNYEVGFRVNRHPYDFELSYYESDSDLGSRIVEENGLYIVKREKKEIQGAEASLGFQLNKKHKLQASYSFIQGKSDTDGDGKVETKLTGADISPNRLVTSWNANWNEKLSSLLQVSHAFSRSFDNEDLDFDGYTLVDASIGYKLPVGKMNVSVANLLNEDYFTYYSQAAYANDSFYFKGRGRTVTLAYGLDF; encoded by the coding sequence ATGTCTACCCGTAAAAAAACACATTTAAAAACACAATTTCAGAAAGCGATCAGCACAACATTAACCTGCAGTGGTTTAATAATCGCGTCTGGTATTAGCCCACTTACTTTGGCACAAGAAGCACCAAGCCAGAGCGTTCAGCAACCACTAAAAATTGAAGCTGGCAATCTTGGAAACGCCCTCACTACGTTTGCTGCTCGTCACAATATAGCACTCTCATTTAACTCAACATTAACGCGAGATCTTCAAAGTAAAGGCATTTCCGGCAACACTAGTCCGATAGAACTCATTGAGCAATTGTTATCTACTACTGATTTAGAGATGGTTCCTAATCAAGATGGTACCTATAGCTTGGTAGAACGTGGTCAGTATCTGACAACAGACAACCAAGCAATTAATCTTAATGCTATGGTTATCCAAACCAGCCGCTCTAATACGAAAAAAGAAGACAGCCCTCAGGTCATTACCGTTATCAATCGTGAGCAAATCGAGGAGCAGCTTTCTATTTCAACCGATAGCTCTCAAGCCCTGTCTAACCTTCTGCCCGCTTATTCTCCAAATACACAAAAACTGAATAACAGCAGCCAGACATTCCGCGGCCGTTCTGTTTTATACATGATAGATGGTGTGCCACAGTCCAACCCCATTCGAGAAGGCAGTCGATCTGCCCACACTATTGACCTTTCTATGGTGGAACGCATCGAAGTTATCCATGGCGCAACCGCCGTTCACGGCCTAGGAGCAACTGGCGGCATCATTAACTTCATCACCAAATCAACGCGCTCCAACAAGCTAAAACAACATGTCGATGTACAAATGACCACACCGACTGACGAACTAAGCAGCGACACCTTATCTTATAAAATTGGCTACCAAGCAGAAGGTTCACAAGGCGATTTCGATTACCTTGTCGGTCTAACCAACGAAGTACAAGGCATGTACCTAGATGCCGATGGTAATTATGTTGGAGCAGCAACGGTTCGTGGTGACATAATGGACTCAAAAAGCTATGACACATTCGTCAAGCTTGGTTATTGGCTTAGTGACGAAAAAAGATTGGAACTAGAAGTTAATAAATACCAAATGAAAGGACGCATGAATTTTACTGGAGTGGATGGTGACAGAGATAATGGTGTTGCAACCAGTTCTGTCAAAGGAACTCCTTCAGAGGGTGTGGCTCCTTACAACGATGTGCAAACTACCAGCCTTTTGTATACTGACAGCGACCTTGATGGCATGGAGTTTAAAGCCCAAGCTTTTCATCAAGATTTTGAAGGTCGTTACGGAGCATCAAACTCCAACAGTTTTCAGGACACCAGCATTGCTCCAAGCGGCACCCTTTACGACCAAAGCCAAAACCAATCTGAAAAAATCGGTGCGAAATTTAGCCTGACCAAAAATGACCTATTAGATAATACTTTAAGCATCACGACAGGGTTAGATTTACTACAGGACAAAACCAGTCAGACATTGATATTAACCAACCGCACTTATGTGCCAGAAACAGAATATACCAACTATGCACCTTTCATTCAGTTTGAATATAAGCCAACCGAGCGCTTGGTGTTGCAGGCAGGTGTTCGTGATGAACACGCTAAATTAGACGTAGGCACCTATCAGACAGTGGCCGCTAACAACGGTGTGACAGTCAATGGCGGGAGCCCAAGTTTCCACGAAACTGTCTACAACGCAGGTGCTGTTTTCAAAATAACACCGGCCGTAAGTGTTTTCACCAACTACTCACAAGGCTTTGGCATGCCTGACGTTGGACGCGTACTTCGCGGGGTTGATATTACAGGTCAAGACGTTGATTCGCTGATAGATCTATCCCCAATTGTGACCGATAACTATGAAGTGGGATTTCGTGTAAACCGCCATCCATACGATTTCGAATTAAGCTACTACGAATCTGATTCAGACCTAGGTAGCCGTATCGTTGAAGAAAATGGGCTTTATATTGTCAAACGTGAAAAGAAAGAAATTCAAGGCGCAGAAGCTTCTTTAGGATTCCAACTAAACAAAAAGCACAAGTTGCAAGCCAGCTATTCTTTCATTCAAGGTAAATCAGACACAGATGGTGATGGAAAGGTAGAGACTAAGCTAACAGGAGCTGATATATCACCAAACCGTTTAGTTACTTCATGGAACGCAAATTGGAATGAAAAGCTGTCTTCTTTACTGCAAGTAAGCCACGCCTTCAGCCGAAGCTTTGATAATGAGGATTTAGACTTTGACGGATATACTCTAGTCGATGCATCTATTGGCTATAAACTGCCAGTAGGCAAGATGAATGTCTCAGTGGCTAACCTCTTGAACGAAGATTATTTCACTTACTATTCACAAGCCGCCTACGCAAACGACAGCTTCTACTTCAAAGGAAGAGGCCGTACTGTGACATTGGCTTATGGCTTAGACTTTTAA
- a CDS encoding FecR domain-containing protein yields MNKISKKSMHEAADWLIRQQEKPLTDSEQKQLQGWLEADKDNQLAWQRAQHFINQVDTLPKDIAYAVLNRLDDATRRLNIGKLALLLASGPLIWGGYKTVDSQQWNADYRTAKGQQKQVTLPDGTMVKLNTATAFDISFNDKARLLSLREGEIQVHTVSTHSQQLPSFTIKTQDAILSPLDANFTVRQYSGLTRLGVIEGQVEASPSLLKNTQDNTISTGYQIELSSHGVLSRKALASETTSWLDNMLAVHNMPLNQFIREVSRYHRGLLRVSPDIENIDISGAFPLKNINTIFSMLSHTYPIQINSHLRNYWVTLEAV; encoded by the coding sequence TTGAATAAAATATCAAAAAAGAGCATGCACGAAGCCGCTGATTGGCTAATCAGACAACAAGAAAAGCCTCTCACTGACAGCGAGCAAAAACAACTACAAGGTTGGTTAGAAGCAGACAAAGACAATCAGCTCGCATGGCAACGAGCCCAACACTTTATCAATCAAGTGGACACTTTACCTAAAGACATTGCTTACGCAGTATTGAATCGACTTGACGATGCAACACGTCGTTTAAATATTGGCAAGCTGGCATTATTATTGGCTTCTGGACCGTTAATTTGGGGAGGCTATAAAACAGTCGACAGTCAGCAATGGAACGCCGATTATCGCACTGCGAAAGGACAGCAAAAGCAAGTCACCTTACCAGACGGTACTATGGTGAAGCTCAATACGGCAACGGCATTTGATATTTCTTTTAATGACAAGGCACGCTTATTATCACTGCGAGAAGGTGAAATCCAAGTTCATACTGTATCGACACACTCTCAACAGCTGCCCTCTTTCACAATCAAGACACAGGATGCAATTTTATCGCCCTTGGATGCGAATTTCACCGTACGCCAATATAGCGGTCTAACCAGGTTAGGGGTGATTGAGGGTCAGGTTGAAGCGTCACCTAGTCTGTTAAAAAACACTCAAGACAATACCATTAGCACAGGTTATCAAATCGAGCTATCCAGCCATGGTGTTTTATCTCGTAAAGCACTCGCATCAGAAACCACTTCATGGCTAGACAACATGCTAGCTGTTCACAATATGCCATTAAACCAGTTCATCAGAGAAGTCTCCCGCTATCATAGAGGCTTACTACGAGTTTCTCCCGATATTGAAAACATCGATATATCAGGAGCTTTTCCTCTTAAAAACATCAATACCATTTTCAGCATGCTATCGCACACCTACCCTATTCAAATAAACAGTCATCTGAGGAATTATTGGGTCACTTTAGAAGCCGTTTAA
- a CDS encoding sigma-70 family RNA polymerase sigma factor, giving the protein MPHNANHSVQHDVMHSLYVNHHNWLFTWIRKRLDSQYDAADLTQDTFLRIHAKQNAATIKEPKAYLVTIAKGLVCHFYRRKSLEQAYLELLAKQPESFVISPENEFIILQTLEEVDALLNGLPSQVKQVFLLAQIEGKKYQQIADDMQLSLATVKRYMKQAYVKCFVLMGDDLFE; this is encoded by the coding sequence ATGCCGCACAATGCGAACCACAGTGTGCAACATGACGTAATGCACTCTTTATATGTCAACCACCACAACTGGCTATTCACATGGATTCGTAAACGTTTAGACAGCCAATACGATGCCGCAGATTTAACTCAAGATACTTTCTTGCGTATTCACGCGAAGCAAAATGCGGCAACCATCAAGGAACCCAAGGCATATTTAGTAACTATTGCCAAAGGTCTTGTTTGTCATTTTTACAGACGAAAATCGTTAGAACAGGCGTACCTAGAGCTGTTAGCAAAGCAGCCAGAATCTTTCGTCATTTCGCCTGAAAATGAGTTCATTATTTTACAAACCTTGGAGGAAGTAGACGCTTTGCTGAATGGCCTTCCAAGCCAAGTAAAGCAGGTATTTTTGCTAGCGCAAATAGAGGGTAAAAAGTATCAACAAATAGCCGATGATATGCAGCTTTCTCTCGCCACAGTGAAGCGATACATGAAACAAGCTTATGTTAAGTGCTTTGTGTTGATGGGGGACGACTTGTTTGAATAA
- the puuE gene encoding allantoinase PuuE, with product MKHYLERDYAGYGRQGLPNVKWPNNARVALQFVLNFEEGGENCVLHGDEHAETFLSEIFGAQPFKDRHMSMESLYEYGSRTGVWRILNEFEKRGLPLTVFAIATALQRNPEVAKAFVEGQHEIVCHGLKWIHYQDMPIEQEREHMQQALALIEEVTGVKPAGWYTGRDSPNTRALVAEQAQLKYDSDNYGDDLPYWVKVDTPNGGSKPHLIVPYTLDCNDMKFSSPYGFNHAEEFFQYLKDNFDCLYEEGATAPKMMSIGMHCRTLGKPSRFIALKKFLDYVQSHDDVWIARRGDIADHWIENHPPE from the coding sequence ATGAAGCATTATTTAGAACGCGATTACGCGGGTTATGGCCGCCAAGGGCTGCCAAACGTAAAATGGCCAAACAACGCCCGAGTTGCCCTACAGTTTGTTTTAAACTTTGAAGAAGGCGGTGAAAACTGCGTCTTACATGGTGATGAACATGCCGAGACTTTTTTGTCGGAAATTTTCGGTGCACAGCCTTTCAAAGATCGTCACATGAGCATGGAATCCCTTTACGAGTACGGCTCCCGCACTGGCGTTTGGCGTATCCTTAACGAATTCGAAAAACGCGGACTGCCGCTGACGGTTTTTGCCATCGCCACCGCCTTACAGCGCAATCCGGAAGTAGCAAAAGCTTTTGTCGAAGGCCAACACGAAATCGTCTGCCATGGCTTAAAATGGATTCACTACCAAGACATGCCCATCGAGCAAGAACGCGAACACATGCAACAAGCGCTCGCCTTAATCGAAGAAGTTACCGGCGTTAAACCTGCTGGCTGGTACACAGGGCGCGACTCGCCAAATACTCGCGCCTTAGTGGCCGAGCAAGCGCAACTCAAATACGATTCCGACAACTACGGCGACGACCTACCTTACTGGGTAAAGGTCGACACTCCAAATGGTGGCAGCAAACCGCACCTAATCGTGCCGTATACACTAGACTGCAACGACATGAAGTTTTCCTCGCCTTATGGCTTTAATCACGCGGAGGAGTTTTTCCAATACTTGAAAGACAACTTTGATTGTTTGTATGAAGAAGGCGCGACCGCACCCAAAATGATGTCCATCGGCATGCACTGCCGAACACTCGGTAAACCAAGTCGTTTTATAGCACTGAAGAAATTCTTAGACTACGTGCAATCCCACGACGACGTCTGGATCGCCCGCCGTGGAGACATCGCGGATCATTGGATCGAAAATCATCCTCCAGAATGA
- a CDS encoding aspartate/glutamate racemase family protein, with amino-acid sequence MRIQLINPNTSADMTHAMALSAQSIALDSTHIIASTPEHGPKSIECAFDEVIASAALLDLIEQGKQQGVDAHIIACFGDPALDAARELADAPVIGIAEAGFHMASLIAHRFGVVTTLSRTLPASEHLLQKYGHKHHCSGVRATDIPVLALENIGPEAYQLLKTECLAAIEQDGADAIVLGCAGMSNLVKQLSSELPVPIIDGVVAAVKLAESLHQLGLQTSKKGQYGQRVSKAFTGRYAHWSL; translated from the coding sequence ATGCGAATCCAACTAATCAACCCAAACACCAGCGCCGACATGACTCACGCTATGGCGCTGAGCGCGCAATCTATAGCTCTTGATAGCACCCATATTATCGCTAGTACTCCAGAGCATGGCCCAAAAAGCATCGAATGTGCTTTTGATGAAGTCATCGCCAGCGCGGCTCTTCTCGATCTTATCGAACAAGGCAAACAACAAGGTGTCGACGCTCACATTATTGCTTGCTTTGGCGATCCAGCTTTAGATGCGGCGCGCGAATTAGCTGACGCACCTGTCATCGGCATTGCTGAAGCGGGCTTTCACATGGCCAGCCTGATTGCCCATCGTTTTGGTGTTGTAACCACGCTATCTCGCACTTTACCAGCGAGTGAGCATTTACTACAAAAGTATGGTCATAAGCATCATTGTAGCGGAGTAAGAGCCACCGACATCCCTGTTTTGGCATTAGAAAATATCGGTCCTGAAGCCTATCAACTTCTGAAAACGGAATGTTTAGCGGCTATCGAACAAGATGGCGCCGATGCCATTGTGCTAGGTTGTGCTGGCATGTCGAATTTGGTCAAACAACTTTCATCAGAACTGCCGGTTCCTATTATTGATGGCGTTGTCGCCGCGGTAAAACTGGCAGAATCATTGCATCAGTTAGGCCTACAAACCTCTAAAAAAGGTCAATATGGGCAGCGGGTTAGCAAAGCTTTTACTGGGCGCTATGCTCATTGGAGTCTATAA
- a CDS encoding GntR family transcriptional regulator, whose translation MSNDENIYRQMLKAIVEHQLPPGARLPEDRLSEAFGVSRTGIRKVLQRLALEHFVVIEKNKGAQVNHPSKAEALEVLDSRILIEPQLIPALLSHWNSAQSQRFRTMAIEEKHAEESNQLADSIQLTARFHYELATLSGNKVLASFIEQLCYRSSLILAAYGTRGSVGCDCGEHSELLDLLDQGNADKAQNWMSHHLKHIKSSLILESKPEESIDFQQLFGR comes from the coding sequence ATGTCCAATGACGAGAACATCTACCGACAAATGTTAAAAGCGATTGTCGAACACCAACTGCCACCAGGTGCGCGCTTACCAGAAGACCGTCTATCAGAGGCCTTTGGCGTAAGCAGAACCGGCATTCGCAAAGTATTACAGCGGCTCGCCTTAGAACATTTTGTGGTGATCGAGAAAAACAAAGGCGCACAAGTAAATCACCCAAGCAAAGCAGAGGCATTAGAAGTACTAGACAGTCGAATATTAATCGAGCCACAACTCATCCCTGCTTTACTATCGCACTGGAATTCGGCGCAGTCTCAACGCTTTCGCACTATGGCGATAGAAGAAAAACACGCAGAAGAAAGTAATCAACTTGCTGACTCTATTCAGTTAACCGCTCGCTTTCATTATGAATTGGCCACATTATCAGGCAACAAAGTGCTCGCCAGCTTTATCGAACAGCTTTGTTATCGATCTTCTTTAATACTGGCTGCTTACGGCACACGCGGCAGTGTTGGTTGCGACTGCGGCGAACACTCGGAGCTACTGGATCTTCTTGATCAAGGAAACGCAGACAAGGCGCAAAACTGGATGAGTCATCACCTTAAACACATCAAATCCTCACTCATTCTCGAAAGCAAACCTGAAGAGAGCATAGATTTCCAACAACTTTTTGGCCGCTAG
- a CDS encoding NCS1 family nucleobase:cation symporter-1 produces MKQEFEQSPRLANSDLLPEKDQKWGWYSIFAFWMSDVHSVGGYVFAASLFALGLNGIQVFISLLLGISIVLVFANLMGKPGQKAGVPFPVVARMSFGVFGANIPAIIRGLIAVVWYGIQTFLASSSFIILLLYFFPEMASLADESFIGLSYLGWIGFSAMWVVQGIVFMFGMDMIRKVIDWSGPAIYIAMFALCIYMINLAGWENISFNLSSNNLTGLDVYAQMFIAIALVAGYFAGPTLNFSDFSRYCGSYKKLKLGNLLGLPFNFVLFSLFSVVIVSASIPVFGQMITDPVETVKRLDSGFITVLGALTFIFATVGINIVANFVAPAFDFSNVSPQKISFKAGGFIAAFGSVLLTPWNLFNNPEVIHYTVDVLGAMIGPLYGIIIVDYFFIKKGNIDIAALYTESPKGAYWYENGVNKKSVYALVIAGAVSILATFVFSALANYAIFIGGIVAALSYRYMMEPERLALQSMNLAKS; encoded by the coding sequence ATGAAACAAGAATTTGAGCAAAGCCCTAGATTAGCGAATAGCGATCTACTGCCGGAGAAAGATCAAAAGTGGGGATGGTATAGCATTTTCGCTTTTTGGATGTCCGATGTGCACAGTGTGGGTGGTTATGTGTTTGCCGCCAGTTTGTTTGCCTTAGGGTTAAATGGTATTCAGGTATTTATCAGTCTGTTATTGGGGATTTCCATTGTATTGGTGTTTGCCAATCTGATGGGTAAGCCGGGACAAAAAGCAGGTGTGCCATTTCCTGTTGTTGCTCGTATGTCTTTCGGCGTGTTCGGTGCGAATATTCCGGCCATTATTCGAGGCTTGATCGCGGTTGTCTGGTACGGTATTCAAACCTTTCTGGCATCCAGTTCCTTTATTATCTTGTTGCTGTACTTCTTCCCTGAAATGGCATCGCTTGCGGACGAATCTTTTATCGGTCTGTCTTACCTAGGCTGGATTGGCTTCTCTGCTATGTGGGTCGTGCAAGGCATTGTGTTTATGTTTGGTATGGACATGATTCGTAAAGTGATTGATTGGTCTGGCCCTGCTATTTACATCGCTATGTTTGCGTTATGTATTTATATGATAAATCTAGCGGGTTGGGAAAACATCAGTTTCAATCTGAGCTCAAATAATCTGACGGGCCTAGATGTGTATGCGCAGATGTTTATTGCGATTGCCTTGGTCGCGGGTTATTTCGCAGGGCCAACACTTAACTTTAGTGACTTCTCTCGTTATTGCGGCAGTTATAAAAAATTAAAATTGGGTAACCTGTTGGGCTTACCGTTTAACTTTGTGTTGTTCTCTTTGTTCAGTGTGGTGATTGTTTCGGCTTCGATTCCTGTGTTTGGTCAGATGATCACCGATCCAGTGGAAACCGTGAAACGTCTTGATTCTGGTTTTATCACAGTACTGGGTGCATTGACGTTTATCTTTGCGACAGTGGGTATCAATATCGTGGCGAACTTTGTTGCGCCAGCGTTTGATTTTTCGAATGTTTCTCCACAGAAAATCAGCTTTAAAGCGGGTGGTTTTATTGCCGCATTTGGTTCTGTTTTACTAACGCCTTGGAACTTGTTCAATAACCCAGAAGTGATTCATTACACAGTGGATGTATTGGGCGCGATGATTGGGCCTTTGTACGGCATTATTATTGTGGATTACTTCTTTATCAAAAAAGGCAACATCGATATAGCTGCCTTGTATACAGAGTCACCAAAAGGCGCTTATTGGTATGAAAATGGGGTGAATAAGAAGAGTGTGTATGCCTTGGTTATTGCGGGCGCGGTTTCTATCTTAGCGACCTTCGTATTTAGTGCCTTGGCAAACTACGCTATCTTTATTGGTGGTATCGTGGCGGCCTTGTCTTACCGTTATATGATGGAGCCAGAACGTCTTGCTTTGCAAAGTATGAACCTTGCTAAATCGTAA